Proteins encoded by one window of Acidobacteriota bacterium:
- a CDS encoding cache domain-containing protein — MPSVLAQDDRTTASEVVDRDTLKAFVLSARDYIASITDINQLAALAVELREEGGDWKDGNMYFVILLPNGTVWFHGADVKLDGTDVSGVKDDDGVEVVQEILAAGKTEGGDFVEYTWDDPSDPDDTNPKVCYALGYTSELAQTEFILVAGYYQDLSDVETDIGELPDPPALNAAHVVDRETLKSFVQGAVAWTFESVVEHDLGLVKLTEEFRREGGPWRQGATYLFVMTEQGFVLFHGSRPDQQGHIQIEREDRNGFKFVKALIDAATSGGGYVEYYWDDPSVMGDEDLGSAKVGYAETIAVPDDSPVYAGETLVIGSGFYKGHQMALDFAHFANGGSFSSDVVLVNLAATPIRPLVYFYGENGELIDPGSMVNVMGNLFPTPFGALTLIAELPALGEITISTNGMGELTTGSVKVVTEGLDSPIGGVLRFDAPGIGVAGVGASQAVRDAVIPVRRQMGGLDTGAALRNLSESELTLTCHLMMGGEMIEMQEVTLPANGQDAMFISELFEHDTSDFTGSMRCTAPAGEQEFTGVAVELDAMNGIFTTLPVVPLSGHMMSDEEMASDE; from the coding sequence CGAGCATAACTGACATCAATCAGTTGGCGGCGCTCGCGGTTGAATTACGGGAAGAAGGAGGGGATTGGAAAGACGGAAACATGTATTTCGTCATTCTCTTGCCGAACGGTACCGTGTGGTTTCACGGGGCCGACGTCAAATTGGATGGAACCGATGTCTCGGGTGTCAAAGACGACGATGGAGTCGAGGTCGTACAAGAGATTCTCGCTGCAGGCAAAACGGAGGGCGGAGACTTTGTCGAATATACGTGGGACGATCCCTCGGACCCGGACGACACCAATCCCAAGGTTTGCTACGCCCTCGGTTACACATCCGAGTTGGCGCAAACCGAATTTATCCTGGTGGCCGGCTACTACCAGGATCTGTCCGACGTTGAGACCGACATCGGTGAACTCCCCGATCCACCGGCCCTCAACGCAGCGCACGTCGTGGACCGGGAGACCCTGAAATCGTTCGTCCAAGGAGCCGTCGCGTGGACTTTCGAAAGCGTGGTCGAGCATGACTTGGGTTTGGTGAAACTGACGGAGGAATTCCGGAGAGAAGGAGGTCCATGGAGACAGGGGGCCACATACCTCTTCGTCATGACGGAACAAGGGTTCGTGCTCTTTCACGGTTCCCGACCGGACCAGCAAGGTCATATTCAGATCGAACGTGAGGACCGAAACGGATTCAAATTCGTGAAAGCCCTCATCGATGCGGCCACCTCGGGAGGAGGTTACGTCGAATATTATTGGGACGATCCGTCGGTCATGGGAGACGAGGATCTCGGTTCCGCCAAGGTCGGCTATGCCGAGACCATTGCAGTGCCGGACGACAGTCCTGTCTACGCGGGCGAAACCCTGGTGATCGGCTCCGGATTCTACAAGGGACACCAGATGGCTCTGGATTTTGCCCACTTTGCCAACGGGGGTTCCTTCAGCTCCGACGTGGTGCTGGTGAACCTGGCCGCCACGCCGATCCGGCCCCTGGTCTATTTCTATGGAGAAAACGGCGAGCTCATCGATCCGGGATCGATGGTGAACGTCATGGGCAACCTGTTCCCCACCCCCTTCGGGGCTCTGACCCTCATCGCCGAGTTGCCGGCCCTGGGAGAGATCACCATTTCAACCAACGGCATGGGAGAACTCACGACCGGATCGGTCAAGGTGGTCACTGAAGGCCTCGACAGCCCCATCGGCGGGGTGCTTCGATTTGACGCACCCGGCATCGGCGTGGCGGGTGTGGGCGCCAGCCAGGCGGTCCGGGACGCCGTCATCCCGGTGCGCCGCCAGATGGGAGGCCTCGACACCGGAGCGGCCCTCCGCAACCTGAGCGAGTCGGAGCTGACGTTGACCTGCCACTTGATGATGGGCGGCGAGATGATCGAAATGCAGGAGGTCACACTGCCGGCCAACGGCCAGGACGCCATGTTCATCAGCGAGTTGTTCGAACACGACACTTCGGACTTCACCGGATCCATGCGCTGCACGGCCCCGGCGGGCGAGCAGGAATTTACCGGCGTGGCCGTGGAGCTGGATGCCATGAACGGCATCTTCACGACGCTGCCGGTGGTGCCGTTGAGCGGGCACATGATGTCTGACGAGGAGATGGCATCGGACGAATAG
- a CDS encoding DNA repair exonuclease has product MNPFRFIHTADVHLDSPLKGLARHEGSAADSIRTATRTALHQLVGLAIEEQVSFLIIAGDLYDGDWRDYRTGLYFVSEMGRLHRSGIPVYLLYGNHDARSQITRRLTLPGNVHVFGSRRPQSIAIDSLNVVLHGQSFRQRDVTDNLALNYPEPFPGAFNIGVLHTGLGGASGHENYAPCALADLIGKGYDYWALGHVHRAEVLHSRPHIVFPGNLQGRHVRETGAKGATMVTIDNGEISDLETLPCDVVRWTVVTVDLGSATSFGEVLDRIRDALDDAVDTCSGGRLLACRIVLQGRTEVHGRLLTDEEQLLAEARSVALGLGDDAAWVEKVIVETEPAIAPEILERREDAVGELLRMLQEAGSDTDLLRRLETDIGGMVRRLPSEVRSAVEDTVLKAAVDGDHAALIGGVAPFLSARLTEGRD; this is encoded by the coding sequence GTGAATCCATTTCGCTTCATTCACACCGCAGACGTTCATCTGGACAGTCCCTTGAAGGGGCTTGCCAGACATGAAGGTTCCGCGGCCGACTCCATTCGCACCGCCACCCGGACAGCTTTGCATCAATTGGTCGGACTCGCCATCGAAGAGCAGGTCTCCTTCCTGATCATCGCCGGCGACCTCTATGACGGCGACTGGCGAGACTACCGGACGGGCCTGTACTTCGTCAGCGAGATGGGCCGCCTCCATAGGTCCGGCATTCCCGTCTATCTACTCTACGGCAATCATGACGCCAGGAGTCAGATCACGCGCCGCCTCACCCTGCCCGGGAATGTGCACGTTTTCGGATCGCGAAGACCACAGTCCATTGCGATTGACAGCCTGAACGTCGTCCTTCACGGACAGAGCTTCAGGCAACGGGATGTCACGGACAATCTGGCGCTGAATTATCCGGAACCATTCCCGGGCGCCTTCAACATCGGCGTCCTGCATACGGGACTCGGGGGTGCCAGCGGCCATGAGAACTACGCGCCGTGTGCACTCGCCGACCTTATCGGCAAGGGCTACGACTACTGGGCGCTGGGGCATGTTCACCGTGCGGAAGTACTTCATTCCCGGCCCCATATCGTGTTTCCCGGGAACTTGCAGGGACGGCACGTGCGGGAGACCGGCGCCAAGGGCGCCACCATGGTCACGATCGACAACGGCGAAATCTCAGATCTTGAAACCTTGCCTTGTGATGTCGTGCGTTGGACCGTCGTGACGGTCGACTTGGGGTCTGCGACAAGCTTCGGCGAGGTCTTGGATCGAATTCGGGATGCCCTTGATGATGCCGTCGACACTTGCTCCGGAGGTCGTCTTCTGGCGTGCCGCATCGTGCTCCAAGGCCGTACCGAAGTCCATGGCCGACTTCTGACGGACGAGGAGCAACTCCTCGCCGAGGCGCGCTCCGTCGCGCTGGGCCTCGGGGATGACGCGGCCTGGGTGGAAAAGGTGATCGTGGAGACCGAACCGGCGATCGCCCCGGAAATCCTGGAGCGGCGGGAGGATGCCGTCGGCGAACTGCTCCGGATGCTGCAGGAGGCGGGGTCCGATACCGACCTGCTGCGCCGGCTGGAGACCGACATCGGTGGGATGGTCCGTCGGCTACCGTCGGAGGTGCGGTCCGCAGTGGAGGATACGGTGCTGAAGGCCGCGGTCGACGGCGACCACGCGGCGTTGATCGGCGGAGTGGCGCCGTTTCTGTCCGCACGGCTGACGGAAGGACGAGACTGA
- a CDS encoding cache domain-containing protein codes for MSPILAQDAELTTAKDVVEAAPDETKDTLKKFVESARDHFLTLPISALLTLGDTLREEGGDWNYKSMYLVVLTDTGSVFIHGEDMSKDNTDLTEEVDDNGKMVVQEIKTALIDNDEEEIFVEYTWDDPAADDTNPRYCFAIKGGHPALPGRVFILVGGYHVNVATSTDPGEETEELPELPEVSAMDVRDRETLKAFVQGAGDWAIRALPTLSFDLQKLEAIFRLEGEGGHWKSGSTYIFTMTPDGRVIFHGAREDQEGTINIDLEDRNGFRFVEALIGAAIDEDASGYVEYYWDDPGVDGDEALGSAKVGYAEALTLPDDFAIFPGATIIVGSGFYKGNQLALDFAHFANGGGITSDVVVVNASANAVQPDIYFYDTMGGLIEAGSVVDVMGQGLEVTSYGALTVPTAIPSLGEVTIPTHGMGDLMTGSVKVVSDSTDSPIGGVLRFDLTNVGVAGVGSSKAVRDAIFPARRMAGGINTGAAFRNLSESEQTLTCRLMQDGQALGDDAMVELPANGQDAKFIHELFDHDTSDFTGSVRCMSPEGEQEFTAVALELDTNNGVFTTLPVVPVDMDGSGSGNGQATLYFAHFANGGGITSDIVVVNASATAAQPDIYFYNTMGEIIDAGSVLDVMGQGLEVTDSGSLTVPDPIPPLGEVTIPTHGMGDLMTGSVKVASDSTIGGVLRFDLTNVGVAGVGSSQPVQDAIFPARRMAGGINTGAAFRNLSDSEQTLTCRLMKAGQALGDDAMVELPANGQDAKFIHELFDHDTSDFTGSVRCMSPAGGQEFTAVALELDANNRVFTTLPVVPVAQ; via the coding sequence ATGTCCCCGATTCTTGCTCAGGACGCAGAGCTGACCACGGCCAAAGATGTGGTGGAGGCGGCTCCCGACGAGACCAAGGATACACTGAAGAAGTTCGTCGAATCCGCGAGAGATCACTTTTTGACCCTTCCCATCAGCGCGCTGCTCACGCTTGGGGACACCCTGCGGGAAGAGGGCGGGGATTGGAACTACAAGTCCATGTACCTCGTTGTCCTGACCGACACGGGCTCCGTGTTTATTCACGGCGAAGATATGAGCAAGGACAACACGGACCTGACGGAAGAGGTGGACGACAATGGGAAAATGGTCGTCCAAGAGATCAAAACGGCTTTGATTGACAATGATGAAGAGGAAATATTCGTCGAGTACACGTGGGACGATCCGGCGGCCGACGACACGAATCCCAGGTATTGCTTTGCCATCAAGGGGGGGCATCCCGCATTGCCCGGCCGGGTGTTCATTCTGGTCGGCGGCTATCACGTGAACGTTGCGACGAGCACGGATCCGGGAGAGGAAACCGAAGAGCTCCCTGAATTGCCGGAGGTTTCGGCCATGGACGTCCGGGATCGGGAGACCTTGAAGGCTTTCGTTCAAGGGGCGGGCGATTGGGCTATTCGGGCCCTGCCGACATTGAGCTTCGATCTGCAGAAATTGGAGGCCATCTTCAGGCTGGAAGGGGAAGGGGGTCATTGGAAGAGCGGCTCCACCTACATCTTTACGATGACGCCTGACGGCAGGGTGATTTTTCACGGGGCCCGTGAAGACCAGGAGGGCACGATCAACATCGACCTGGAAGACCGCAACGGATTCAGATTCGTGGAGGCTCTCATCGGTGCTGCCATCGACGAGGACGCAAGCGGGTATGTCGAGTATTACTGGGACGATCCGGGCGTCGACGGGGATGAGGCATTAGGGTCCGCCAAGGTTGGCTACGCCGAAGCCCTCACGCTACCGGACGACTTCGCGATTTTCCCTGGTGCCACTATCATCGTCGGCTCCGGTTTCTACAAGGGCAACCAGTTGGCTCTCGACTTCGCCCATTTTGCCAACGGGGGAGGCATCACCTCGGACGTGGTGGTGGTGAACGCGTCCGCCAATGCGGTCCAGCCGGACATTTACTTCTACGACACGATGGGCGGACTCATCGAGGCGGGATCAGTCGTGGACGTCATGGGGCAGGGTCTGGAGGTCACGAGCTATGGAGCTCTGACCGTCCCGACCGCAATCCCGTCGCTGGGCGAGGTCACCATCCCGACCCACGGCATGGGAGACCTGATGACCGGGTCGGTGAAGGTGGTTTCCGACAGTACCGACAGCCCCATCGGCGGTGTTCTGCGCTTTGATCTCACCAATGTCGGCGTGGCCGGCGTCGGATCCAGCAAGGCGGTTCGGGACGCCATCTTTCCGGCGCGCCGCATGGCAGGCGGGATCAACACCGGGGCGGCGTTCCGCAACCTGAGCGAGTCGGAGCAGACGCTGACCTGCCGCCTGATGCAGGACGGTCAGGCGCTTGGCGACGATGCGATGGTCGAATTGCCGGCCAACGGACAGGACGCCAAGTTTATCCACGAACTGTTCGACCACGACACGTCCGACTTCACGGGGTCGGTCCGCTGCATGTCGCCGGAAGGGGAGCAGGAATTCACCGCCGTCGCCCTGGAGTTGGATACCAACAACGGCGTCTTCACCACCCTGCCGGTGGTGCCGGTGGATATGGACGGATCCGGCTCCGGCAACGGACAAGCCACACTCTATTTCGCCCACTTCGCCAATGGAGGCGGCATCACCTCGGACATCGTGGTGGTGAACGCGTCCGCCACGGCGGCCCAACCGGACATCTACTTCTACAACACCATGGGTGAAATCATTGATGCGGGATCGGTGTTGGACGTCATGGGACAAGGTCTGGAGGTCACGGACAGCGGATCTCTGACCGTCCCGGACCCGATACCGCCATTGGGCGAGGTCACCATCCCGACCCACGGTATGGGAGACCTGATGACCGGTTCGGTAAAGGTGGCTTCCGACAGCACTATCGGCGGAGTCCTGCGCTTTGATCTGACCAATGTCGGAGTTGCCGGCGTGGGGTCCAGCCAGCCGGTCCAGGACGCTATCTTTCCGGCGCGCCGCATGGCAGGTGGGATCAACACCGGGGCGGCGTTCCGCAACCTGAGCGATTCCGAACAGACGTTGACCTGCCGGCTGATGAAGGCCGGTCAGGCGCTTGGCGACGATGCAATGGTCGAATTGCCGGCCAACGGACAGGACGCCAAGTTCATCCACGAACTGTTCGACCACGACACATCCGACTTCACGGGGTCGGTCCGCTGCATGTCGCCTGCAGGGGGACAGGAATTCACTGCCGTCGCCCTGGAGCTGGATGCAAACAACCGCGTCTTCACGACGCTGCCCGTGGTCCCGGTGGCGCAGTAG
- a CDS encoding AAA family ATPase, producing the protein MRFGRLDLLRYGHFTDRSFGFPASEVDFHVVFGLNEAGKSTALSAIEDLLFGIPVRTPYNFLHDYGSLRIGAVLENEQALLQVVRRKGRKDTLLGTDQLPLPGGETALRPFLAGADRPFFERMFSLDHVRLETGGREILEAKDDVGQVLFSAGAGLTGLRDLLDELSHEADGLWAPRRARRRKFYRALDRLRDAGTELRQRTVTAHKWHELKQAFERAEEAYAGIESEFENLSAEVRRLSRIRRVYREVCRMVDLEEEKDIAALEKVVLLPEDARRVLEESERRDSELTTRIETLSGRLAQAREELSTLKYDERLILRDPDITHLHERRIEVRRGKDDLPKRQAELAAAEVELRDLAAELGWKEEVGKLISRIPARTKLGVLRSLLSQRGKLASDRENRDENVQEAQAEHEEIRQTIEVMGETFDVSRLRSVIRAIRESGDITGRVRRAELDVKHTQDRLDRLLSALHPAVPSPETAREMRVPPAATVQAHRDKLQSWERRNREAVRQLARAKKELHRARKKFRSAMQEEQIVSLETLREARDDRDALWRLAKKRHIDNLRVTAEEAGRYAHALDDLATAVATAIRNADDLADRRFDNAEAAGRLAEMSRTIEEQESGVSQLTQLREELVQEGERLHADWETLWSRAPFLPLPPDAMLEWMKTRNDLLEAVDDRARAARTLEVHCEELREARAELLAEFSSLGADPGLLEQQTLPMLLERADGIRLDHEQEADTKSRFEDRLQEAKSTLERRRRELARAEQAWVRWRKEWSAALTDVGLATGSNPDSVSALIDVMDRIREKSLRINDLRHQRIGKIRRDVADFEALVEKMVHEVAGDLSDTPAEDAVLEIEDRLADARRTRDLRARKEQETRDLENNLRVLVEDREAARGSVNYLRDAAGVGTSGELSNAIEKSESLRALHLELATIRKALEQQGDGLTAAELEEECENVDLDQVVAQEDTTQARLRRLRDRLAAAAEQRAQARSAFQAVGGDAAAARAEAARQEALVDLGQISERYIRVQTSVLLLRWAIDRYRREKQAPLLRRAGQLFATVTGGSFTELRVDYDTRDQAHLIGTRPDGEVVPVPGMSRGTADQLYFALRIASIEDYLGHAPALPFVADDLFVNFDDDRARAGFQVLGELAGKTQVLFFTHHRHLLEIARETLGGSVSDVDLTRR; encoded by the coding sequence ATGCGTTTCGGACGGCTTGACCTGCTCCGTTACGGGCACTTCACGGACCGTTCCTTCGGGTTTCCGGCCAGCGAGGTCGATTTCCACGTGGTGTTCGGTCTCAACGAGGCCGGAAAATCCACCGCGCTCTCGGCCATCGAGGACCTCCTGTTCGGCATCCCCGTGAGAACCCCCTACAATTTTTTGCACGACTACGGGAGCCTGCGGATCGGCGCCGTCCTGGAAAACGAACAGGCGTTGCTGCAGGTGGTTCGCCGCAAGGGCAGGAAGGATACGCTGCTCGGGACCGACCAGCTTCCGCTGCCGGGCGGCGAGACCGCGTTGCGACCCTTTCTGGCGGGCGCCGATCGTCCTTTCTTCGAGCGGATGTTCAGTCTCGACCACGTTCGGCTCGAAACCGGCGGTCGCGAGATTCTGGAAGCCAAGGACGATGTCGGGCAGGTGCTGTTCTCAGCTGGCGCCGGGCTTACAGGCCTGCGAGATCTGCTGGACGAGCTTTCCCACGAGGCCGACGGACTCTGGGCGCCGAGAAGGGCGAGACGCAGAAAGTTCTATCGGGCTCTTGACAGGTTGAGGGACGCCGGAACGGAGCTGCGGCAACGGACGGTCACGGCCCACAAGTGGCATGAGTTGAAACAGGCGTTCGAGCGCGCCGAAGAGGCCTACGCCGGAATCGAGTCCGAGTTCGAGAATCTTTCCGCCGAAGTTCGCCGGCTCAGTCGCATCCGGCGCGTCTATCGCGAGGTCTGCCGCATGGTCGACCTGGAAGAGGAAAAGGATATTGCGGCGTTGGAAAAGGTCGTCCTGCTGCCCGAAGACGCTCGACGGGTCCTGGAGGAATCGGAGCGAAGGGACAGCGAGTTGACCACCCGGATCGAGACTCTCTCCGGTCGCCTGGCCCAAGCGCGGGAGGAGTTGAGCACTCTCAAATACGATGAACGGCTGATCCTTCGCGACCCGGACATCACCCATCTCCATGAACGCCGGATCGAGGTCCGCCGCGGGAAGGATGACCTTCCGAAGCGGCAGGCGGAGCTCGCCGCGGCGGAAGTCGAGCTGCGGGACCTGGCCGCCGAGTTGGGCTGGAAAGAGGAAGTCGGCAAGTTGATCTCACGCATACCGGCGCGGACCAAGCTGGGGGTCCTGCGGTCCCTCCTGAGCCAGCGAGGCAAGCTGGCCTCGGACCGGGAGAACCGGGACGAGAACGTGCAGGAGGCGCAAGCCGAACACGAAGAGATTCGACAGACCATCGAGGTCATGGGCGAGACCTTCGATGTCTCTCGGTTGAGATCGGTCATCAGGGCGATCCGGGAGAGCGGCGACATCACCGGGCGCGTACGCCGGGCGGAGTTGGACGTCAAGCACACGCAGGATCGCCTGGATCGACTGCTCTCCGCCTTGCACCCGGCTGTCCCGAGTCCGGAAACCGCCAGGGAGATGCGCGTGCCCCCGGCGGCCACCGTGCAGGCGCATCGGGACAAGCTGCAGAGCTGGGAGCGGCGCAACCGCGAGGCGGTCCGCCAACTTGCCCGCGCCAAAAAGGAACTTCATCGAGCTCGCAAAAAATTCCGGAGCGCCATGCAAGAGGAACAGATCGTCTCCTTGGAGACCCTCCGGGAGGCCAGAGACGATCGGGACGCTCTCTGGAGATTGGCCAAGAAAAGGCACATCGACAATCTGCGGGTGACCGCCGAGGAGGCGGGGCGCTACGCGCACGCGCTCGATGACCTGGCGACGGCCGTGGCAACCGCGATACGCAACGCGGACGACTTGGCGGACCGACGATTCGACAACGCCGAAGCGGCCGGACGCTTAGCGGAGATGTCCCGCACCATCGAGGAGCAGGAGTCCGGCGTGTCTCAGCTCACCCAACTCCGGGAGGAGCTCGTTCAGGAAGGCGAGCGTCTGCACGCCGATTGGGAGACCTTGTGGAGCCGGGCGCCATTTTTGCCGTTGCCTCCCGACGCCATGCTGGAGTGGATGAAGACGCGAAATGATCTGCTGGAAGCGGTCGACGACCGGGCCAGGGCGGCCCGCACGCTGGAGGTCCACTGCGAAGAGCTGCGAGAGGCCAGAGCGGAGCTCCTGGCCGAATTCTCGTCACTCGGCGCCGACCCCGGCTTGTTGGAGCAGCAGACCCTTCCGATGTTGCTGGAGCGTGCGGACGGAATACGTTTGGATCATGAGCAGGAGGCGGACACCAAGAGTCGATTCGAGGACCGCCTGCAGGAAGCGAAGTCCACCCTGGAGCGTCGCCGCCGCGAGTTGGCCCGGGCGGAGCAGGCGTGGGTCCGGTGGCGGAAGGAGTGGTCGGCCGCCCTGACCGATGTCGGGCTCGCCACGGGCTCGAATCCCGATTCGGTGTCCGCTCTGATCGACGTCATGGACCGGATACGAGAGAAGTCCCTGCGGATCAACGACCTGCGCCATCAACGCATCGGAAAGATCCGGCGAGACGTGGCCGACTTCGAGGCCCTCGTCGAGAAGATGGTCCATGAGGTGGCGGGAGACCTCTCCGATACACCCGCCGAGGACGCCGTTTTGGAGATCGAGGACCGCTTGGCCGACGCTCGGCGCACACGTGACCTTCGGGCCAGGAAGGAGCAGGAGACAAGAGATCTGGAGAACAACCTCCGCGTCCTGGTGGAGGACCGCGAAGCGGCACGTGGGTCGGTCAACTATCTCAGGGACGCGGCCGGCGTGGGGACCAGTGGGGAGCTGAGCAACGCCATTGAGAAATCCGAATCCCTGCGGGCGCTGCACCTCGAGCTGGCTACGATCCGGAAAGCACTGGAGCAGCAAGGGGATGGTCTGACGGCGGCGGAGTTGGAAGAAGAGTGCGAAAACGTGGATCTGGACCAGGTCGTGGCCCAGGAAGACACGACCCAGGCCAGACTGAGGCGATTGCGGGACCGGTTGGCCGCCGCTGCCGAGCAGCGAGCTCAGGCTCGAAGCGCTTTCCAGGCGGTCGGCGGCGACGCGGCGGCGGCCCGAGCCGAAGCGGCGCGTCAGGAGGCTCTCGTGGACCTCGGCCAGATCTCCGAGCGCTATATCCGCGTTCAGACCTCGGTCCTCTTGCTGCGGTGGGCCATCGACCGCTATAGGCGCGAAAAACAGGCTCCTCTGCTCAGGCGCGCCGGCCAGCTCTTCGCGACCGTCACCGGGGGCTCGTTCACCGAGCTTCGGGTCGACTACGACACCAGGGATCAGGCTCATCTGATCGGAACGAGGCCCGATGGTGAGGTCGTTCCCGTGCCAGGCATGAGCAGGGGAACCGCAGACCAGCTTTACTTCGCTCTGCGCATCGCTTCCATCGAAGACTATCTCGGTCATGCCCCGGCCCTGCCCTTCGTTGCCGACGATCTGTTCGTCAACTTCGACGATGACCGGGCGCGAGCCGGCTTCCAGGTGCTGGGAGAACTGGCCGGGAAGACCCAGGTGCTCTTCTTCACCCACCATCGGCACCTCCTGGAAATTGCACGGGAGACGTTGGGCGGCTCAGTTTCCGATGTGGACCTGACCCGGCGCTGA
- a CDS encoding cache domain-containing protein: MKLPKSLLLMGVLASAVVLSALQPALAQGNGIAAREVLDRETLKAFVQTAKAYVEGITDAAQIEDLLNEQWRFGSVYVYLSNDEGVIRWHGANAALVDQDLSGVVDALTGAPYVQELIAAARSGGGYVEYHFDDPSIEGDEDHTSPKLGYVEPFTSPIADLFPEQDMVIGSGIYLGHQVALDFAHFGNGSAISSDIVLVNLAATPIRPTVYFYDEMGELIDPASVVDIGGNLTATDYGAVTLQSELAPLGEVTISTNGQGETVTGSVKVISDGPHSPIGGVLRFDVPGVGVAGVGASQAVRNAIFPARRQAGGIDTGAALRNLSEKELTLTCSLMMGGEAMEEAEISLAANGQDAMFISELFETDTSNFTGSVRCMAPGIAQKFTGVAVELDGVNGIFTTLPVIPLQGGMPAMEEMASE; encoded by the coding sequence ATGAAACTTCCTAAATCGCTGCTTCTCATGGGGGTCCTGGCTTCGGCGGTCGTCTTATCCGCGCTGCAGCCCGCCCTCGCCCAGGGCAACGGGATCGCGGCCAGAGAGGTCCTGGACCGGGAGACGCTGAAGGCCTTCGTTCAGACGGCAAAGGCATACGTCGAAGGCATCACCGATGCCGCCCAGATCGAGGATCTATTGAACGAGCAATGGAGGTTCGGCTCCGTCTACGTCTACCTTTCGAATGACGAGGGCGTCATCCGCTGGCACGGGGCCAATGCGGCCCTGGTGGACCAGGATCTCAGCGGCGTGGTAGACGCGCTCACCGGGGCCCCGTACGTCCAGGAACTCATCGCCGCAGCCCGATCGGGAGGAGGCTACGTCGAATATCATTTCGACGATCCGTCGATTGAAGGAGATGAAGACCATACTTCCCCCAAATTGGGATACGTCGAGCCTTTTACTTCTCCCATTGCGGACCTCTTTCCGGAACAGGACATGGTCATTGGCTCCGGCATCTATCTCGGACATCAGGTCGCGCTGGACTTCGCCCATTTCGGCAATGGATCCGCAATCAGTTCCGACATCGTGTTGGTGAACCTGGCCGCCACGCCGATCCGGCCTACGGTCTACTTCTACGACGAGATGGGCGAACTCATCGATCCGGCGTCCGTGGTGGATATCGGGGGGAATTTGACAGCCACGGATTACGGGGCGGTTACGCTCCAGTCCGAACTGGCACCCTTGGGCGAAGTCACGATCTCGACCAACGGTCAGGGCGAGACCGTGACCGGATCGGTGAAAGTGATCTCCGACGGTCCCCACAGCCCCATCGGCGGAGTCCTGCGATTTGATGTTCCCGGCGTCGGCGTGGCCGGGGTCGGAGCCAGCCAGGCGGTCCGCAACGCCATCTTCCCGGCCCGGCGCCAGGCTGGAGGCATCGACACCGGTGCGGCGCTCCGCAATCTGAGCGAGAAGGAGCTGACGTTGACCTGCAGCCTGATGATGGGCGGCGAGGCGATGGAAGAGGCGGAAATCAGCTTGGCGGCCAACGGCCAGGATGCCATGTTCATCAGCGAGTTGTTTGAAACCGACACCTCGAACTTCACGGGATCGGTGCGCTGCATGGCGCCGGGAATCGCTCAGAAGTTCACCGGAGTCGCGGTTGAATTGGATGGCGTGAACGGCATCTTCACCACGCTGCCGGTGATTCCTCTGCAGGGCGGGATGCCCGCCATGGAGGAAATGGCGTCCGAATAG